One window from the genome of Cyclobacterium amurskyense encodes:
- a CDS encoding BF3164 family lipoprotein, whose translation MNRNIIILFLFVLSSCETASEDLSYRIIQEKDFKVIPITSQKYYFEEIINPSKIGLVDDKILISEAWRVPEENPRIHIINSKDWTYDKPKGKHGEGPLELIDASLFYKGENADTFWTYSMNRRKIVEYSMSDATLLGKSEWKMTEPMMGIRFFTQATDSSFLGISRVSENRILEFDKEGNKIGGYGAWEKVKDRPDLNAHHLAELNGSFFKGNADEGLFIRVGLYRDRLEVFNNRDKSFIIIDGPDLALPPFELIDAGGIEHLYLGLDPHYHYRDAVVTKSYIFALYGGVSLSEFNKTSVMAEQIWVFDHKGKPLWNLKLDRSLINFVINEDTNEIYGLTTDEDPGISVYTIPEELL comes from the coding sequence ATGAACAGAAATATTATAATCCTATTTCTATTTGTATTAAGTTCTTGTGAGACAGCATCAGAGGACCTTTCCTACAGAATTATCCAAGAGAAGGATTTCAAAGTAATTCCCATTACTTCACAAAAGTATTATTTCGAGGAAATCATCAATCCTTCTAAAATCGGATTAGTTGATGACAAAATTCTGATCTCTGAAGCATGGAGAGTTCCTGAGGAAAATCCCCGAATCCATATTATCAATTCCAAAGATTGGACTTATGATAAACCAAAGGGGAAACATGGTGAAGGTCCTTTAGAATTGATTGATGCTAGCTTGTTTTATAAAGGAGAAAATGCTGATACTTTTTGGACCTATTCGATGAATAGGAGGAAAATAGTCGAATATTCGATGTCAGACGCTACACTTCTTGGGAAAAGTGAATGGAAAATGACTGAGCCAATGATGGGTATTCGGTTTTTCACTCAGGCTACTGACAGTAGTTTCCTGGGAATATCAAGAGTGAGTGAAAATCGAATTCTGGAATTTGATAAAGAAGGTAATAAAATCGGAGGATATGGAGCTTGGGAAAAGGTAAAGGATAGACCTGACCTGAATGCTCATCACCTGGCAGAATTAAACGGTAGTTTTTTTAAAGGAAATGCTGATGAAGGACTTTTTATTAGAGTGGGACTATACAGGGATAGGCTTGAGGTTTTTAACAACCGAGACAAATCCTTTATCATCATAGATGGGCCAGATCTAGCATTGCCACCGTTTGAACTAATTGATGCAGGTGGCATTGAGCATTTGTATCTAGGTTTGGACCCTCACTATCACTATAGAGATGCTGTTGTTACTAAAAGCTATATTTTCGCATTGTATGGGGGAGTAAGCCTATCTGAATTCAACAAAACATCGGTTATGGCTGAGCAAATATGGGTTTTTGATCACAAAGGAAAGCCCCTCTGGAATTTAAAGTTGGATAGGTCACTCATCAATTTTGTTATTAATGAAGATACAAATGAAATTTATGGATTGACTACTGACGAAGATCCTGGCATTTCGGTTTATACTATCCCAGAGGAGTTGTTGTAA
- the tnpB gene encoding IS66 family insertion sequence element accessory protein TnpB translates to MRFGINTLSELFQNEPGSDPMNEDVFMFIGKRSNQVWTLRWNGDGFTLNIKKPGQGILNNLGLRETQCQAFNWFCFYSKTNSIQRTE, encoded by the coding sequence ATACGTTTTGGTATCAATACACTTTCAGAGCTATTTCAGAATGAACCTGGCTCCGATCCGATGAATGAGGACGTCTTCATGTTCATAGGCAAGCGGTCCAACCAAGTCTGGACTTTGAGGTGGAACGGGGATGGTTTTACCCTGAACATCAAAAAGCCGGGACAGGGCATTTTGAACAATCTAGGCTTGAGGGAGACGCAATGTCAAGCGTTCAACTGGTTCTGCTTTTACAGTAAAACCAATTCTATTCAGAGAACGGAATAA
- the map gene encoding type I methionyl aminopeptidase gives MSITKESDLEGMKSVSEVVGTTLKLMREYAKIGMSTKELDEYGGEILKGFGAKSAPYETYGFPGYTCISVNEVAAHGIPSKHKILKEGDLINIDVSAELNGFWSDNGGSFIIGKDINKLQPLVDASKNILRKAIGNIKGGVKIADIGGLIETEAKKHGFKVIKNLAGHGVGRSLHEKPEDILNYRVRSNRERFKKNTTVAIETFISTSSNIAVELQDGWTLVGNKGGYVTQHEQTILVTDDAPVILTKSNQLWS, from the coding sequence ATGTCGATTACAAAAGAATCCGATTTAGAGGGGATGAAAAGTGTCAGTGAGGTTGTAGGTACAACCTTGAAATTGATGAGAGAATACGCCAAAATTGGTATGTCAACCAAGGAACTGGATGAATATGGAGGTGAAATTCTAAAAGGCTTTGGGGCAAAATCAGCTCCTTATGAAACATATGGTTTTCCCGGATATACTTGCATTAGTGTAAATGAAGTAGCCGCGCATGGTATACCATCCAAGCATAAAATTCTTAAGGAAGGAGATTTAATTAATATAGATGTTTCGGCCGAATTGAATGGGTTTTGGTCTGACAATGGAGGCTCATTTATTATTGGAAAGGACATTAATAAGCTCCAGCCACTTGTAGATGCTTCAAAAAATATTTTACGCAAAGCCATTGGTAATATTAAAGGAGGTGTGAAAATAGCAGATATTGGGGGCTTGATTGAAACAGAAGCAAAAAAACATGGTTTCAAGGTAATCAAGAATTTAGCAGGACATGGTGTTGGAAGGAGCTTACATGAAAAACCTGAGGATATTTTAAACTATCGGGTCAGAAGCAATAGAGAAAGGTTCAAGAAAAACACTACTGTGGCGATTGAAACTTTTATTTCAACCAGCTCAAATATTGCTGTGGAGTTGCAGGATGGGTGGACTTTGGTGGGGAACAAGGGTGGATATGTTACCCAACACGAACAAACAATTTTAGTTACAGATGATGCACCTGTTATTTTAACAAAATCAAACCAGCTTTGGAGCTAA
- a CDS encoding polysaccharide deacetylase family protein — MVSITIDDVPNTRRFEKDGFQSVLMQKLDSLEIPIAIFINEARVYSTDSITRNFGLLNDWAQKEYITLGNHSFSHARYSITGVDAYASEIINGEAITRQLAKKYNKSLQYFRFPFNDLGEDSVQHVQVRNFLKDNGYTITPYTVESVDWMFNFVYEDFLDKGEVEKAKEIGEEYLRTTLAYFEFFEDLAFKDYQRTVNQIYLCHDTKLNADYLPQLINELKKRGYEFISLGEALTDKVYQQKENYYKKWGASWLYRWQATHEEQVGNMRKEPSTESITTLYNEILERKDK; from the coding sequence ATGGTATCTATCACCATTGATGATGTTCCCAACACCCGCAGGTTCGAAAAAGATGGCTTCCAATCTGTTCTCATGCAGAAATTGGATTCCTTAGAAATACCCATTGCCATTTTCATTAACGAGGCACGTGTTTATAGTACAGACTCCATAACCAGAAACTTTGGACTTCTAAACGATTGGGCCCAAAAGGAATACATAACCTTAGGCAATCATTCATTTAGCCATGCTCGGTATTCCATCACAGGAGTAGATGCCTATGCAAGTGAAATTATAAATGGGGAAGCCATCACTCGACAACTTGCTAAGAAATACAATAAAAGCCTTCAATACTTTAGGTTTCCATTCAATGATTTAGGCGAAGATTCTGTCCAACATGTGCAAGTAAGAAACTTCTTAAAAGATAATGGGTATACTATTACGCCCTATACAGTGGAGAGTGTGGACTGGATGTTCAATTTTGTCTATGAGGATTTCCTAGATAAAGGGGAGGTTGAAAAAGCGAAAGAGATCGGAGAGGAATATTTGAGGACAACTTTGGCTTATTTTGAATTTTTTGAAGACCTGGCTTTTAAGGACTATCAGCGTACTGTCAATCAAATATATTTATGCCACGACACTAAACTGAATGCAGATTATCTTCCTCAATTAATAAATGAGTTAAAAAAGAGAGGGTATGAATTCATAAGTCTGGGAGAGGCTTTGACAGATAAGGTTTACCAGCAAAAGGAAAATTATTATAAAAAATGGGGTGCTTCCTGGTTGTACAGGTGGCAGGCTACACACGAAGAACAGGTAGGCAATATGAGAAAAGAACCTTCCACCGAAAGCATTACAACCCTTTATAATGAAATATTGGAGAGGAAAGACAAGTAA
- a CDS encoding EthD family reductase: MVKLVVMYGHPEDPAAFETYYSETHLPIAAKIKGLSRVEFTKFIGTPDGGKPSQYRMAELYFDSIEELKKQMATPEGLAAVNDIPNFATGGVDVMIGEVPS, translated from the coding sequence ATGGTAAAATTAGTTGTAATGTATGGACACCCAGAAGATCCTGCAGCCTTTGAGACTTACTATTCTGAAACTCACCTTCCCATCGCCGCTAAAATTAAGGGTTTAAGTCGTGTTGAGTTTACTAAATTCATTGGAACACCGGATGGAGGAAAACCTTCTCAGTATAGAATGGCAGAATTGTATTTCGACTCTATAGAAGAATTAAAAAAGCAAATGGCTACCCCTGAAGGGCTAGCTGCTGTAAATGATATCCCTAATTTCGCCACAGGTGGTGTGGATGTGATGATAGGAGAGGTTCCAAGCTAA
- a CDS encoding DUF3995 domain-containing protein, which yields MHSIGALVLFAIFTVLGIIHFSWAFGGTWGLEKTLPTNESGERVLNPKNIDSAIVGFGLTFFGLFYLLKSGFLQLPIPVWVMTYGGWIIPGIFIFRAIGDFKYVGFFKKIKNTPFGKADLNFFSPLCLFIGLLGILLQLINQ from the coding sequence ATGCATTCAATAGGCGCATTAGTGCTATTTGCTATTTTTACAGTTCTTGGGATTATTCATTTTTCCTGGGCTTTTGGAGGAACTTGGGGTTTAGAAAAAACCTTACCCACCAATGAAAGTGGTGAAAGGGTATTAAATCCAAAAAACATTGATAGTGCAATTGTTGGGTTTGGTTTAACTTTTTTCGGCCTCTTTTATTTATTGAAATCAGGTTTTTTACAGCTCCCAATCCCTGTTTGGGTAATGACTTATGGGGGGTGGATTATCCCTGGGATATTTATTTTCAGAGCCATTGGTGATTTTAAGTATGTGGGGTTTTTCAAAAAAATTAAAAACACCCCATTTGGAAAAGCAGATCTGAATTTTTTCTCTCCCCTCTGTTTATTTATTGGGCTATTAGGGATTCTGCTACAATTGATAAATCAATAA
- a CDS encoding serine hydrolase domain-containing protein: MNKYLQILILLVVVYGCGNPSSKESKAQVEEVETLTKAQYELIFDKVKALPNQAEVAIAIIENGKVNFVGVKRQQDSTVFIQNQDRVFEIGSITKVFTGTLLANYLVEEEVNLEDQIDVYLNYSLKDDVKITLKQLATHTSGLPRVPASLEALSLDNPYQDFGEKELKTYLTQELIMMHKPGEVSDYSNLGVGMLGYVLSNKAQMTYEEMLQKEIFSKYGMNTSTTLRSQVEDKLVKGLNDEGEEVSNWDMAVLMGAGGILSSVNDLSKFALAQFDSSNQALVLSRTAFFKVSESYSMALGWSVIQTESGEEWNWHNGGTGGYTSSIIIDVKAKNGVVILSNVSGVEELTNNITSLSPELMNTIGKEELSELNKGK; the protein is encoded by the coding sequence ATGAACAAGTATCTACAAATTCTAATCTTATTAGTAGTCGTTTATGGCTGTGGAAATCCGTCTTCAAAGGAATCTAAAGCTCAGGTTGAAGAAGTAGAAACATTGACTAAAGCGCAATATGAATTGATTTTTGACAAGGTAAAGGCATTGCCAAACCAAGCTGAGGTTGCCATAGCCATTATTGAAAATGGGAAGGTTAATTTTGTAGGGGTCAAACGCCAACAGGATTCAACTGTGTTTATTCAAAATCAGGACCGGGTTTTCGAAATAGGATCCATTACAAAGGTTTTTACAGGCACCTTGCTGGCCAACTATTTGGTGGAGGAAGAGGTCAATTTGGAGGATCAAATTGACGTCTATTTAAATTATTCATTGAAGGATGATGTTAAAATTACCCTTAAGCAATTGGCTACCCATACCTCCGGCTTGCCTAGAGTGCCAGCAAGTTTAGAGGCGCTGAGTTTAGATAACCCGTACCAGGATTTTGGGGAAAAGGAGCTTAAAACCTATCTGACCCAAGAATTGATCATGATGCATAAACCTGGGGAGGTTTCAGACTACTCAAATCTTGGCGTAGGAATGCTTGGTTATGTGCTAAGCAATAAAGCGCAGATGACTTACGAAGAGATGCTTCAAAAGGAAATTTTTTCTAAATATGGGATGAATACGTCAACTACACTAAGGAGCCAGGTGGAGGATAAATTGGTTAAGGGGCTTAATGATGAAGGGGAAGAGGTGTCGAATTGGGACATGGCTGTGCTGATGGGGGCCGGTGGAATTTTATCCTCGGTAAATGATTTGTCAAAGTTTGCCTTGGCACAATTTGACAGTTCAAACCAAGCGTTGGTTCTTTCGCGAACGGCCTTTTTTAAAGTAAGCGAAAGTTATTCTATGGCTTTAGGTTGGAGTGTCATTCAAACAGAATCGGGAGAAGAATGGAATTGGCACAATGGGGGAACGGGAGGCTATACCTCTTCCATAATTATAGATGTGAAAGCAAAAAATGGGGTGGTCATCCTTTCTAATGTTTCGGGCGTTGAGGAATTGACCAATAATATCACAAGCTTGTCCCCAGAACTAATGAATACCATTGGCAAAGAAGAGCTTTCTGAGTTAAATAAAGGGAAATAG
- a CDS encoding long-chain fatty acid--CoA ligase, producing MEGLMMNYPLTTNTILEYGNSVYHHKKIISYLPDGTREEYLFGDMYKRCKKLANALTKKLGVTKGDMVGTFAWNHGVHVELYYGISGVGAICHPINIRLSDNQTEYIINNSEDKVIFVDATLVHLLEKIAPLLETVECYILLNAPKDFKTTLPNTLHYEDLLVEQSHDFAWPEINENDACCICYTSGTTGLPKGVLYSHRSTYLHASAITAPNAFNFNNRDIVLLIIPQFHVMAWGLPYSCLLSGSDMVLPSSNLKPEGIIQILIDEKVNKANGVPTIWLGVYHALKMNPPKEKLALEEYLVGGSALTKSLIEAFDKDFGVKGVQVWGMTETSPLATVSRLQPKHDTFSYPEKVAVRANQGIPLPGVELRVVTDDGKVAPNDGKSIGELQTRGAWIVSAYFKTNNHENFTNDGWFKTGDVSTIDEDGYMEIKDRIKDLIKSGGEWISSVALESAIMAHPKIREAAVIGIPDDKWVEVPLAAMVLMDKEDEVSEEELIAFLSRDFVKYQIPKVFVFINEVPKTSTGKFDKKEIRRLFSEGKLS from the coding sequence ATGGAAGGCTTAATGATGAATTACCCACTCACGACAAATACTATTCTTGAGTATGGAAACAGTGTTTATCATCATAAAAAAATTATCAGTTATTTGCCTGATGGAACCCGTGAAGAGTACCTTTTTGGTGACATGTACAAGCGATGTAAAAAGCTAGCCAATGCCTTGACCAAGAAATTAGGTGTCACAAAAGGGGATATGGTAGGCACTTTTGCATGGAATCATGGTGTGCATGTAGAATTGTACTATGGGATATCTGGTGTAGGAGCGATATGCCATCCAATAAATATTCGCTTGTCAGACAATCAAACCGAGTATATAATCAATAATTCTGAAGACAAGGTAATATTTGTTGACGCTACGTTGGTCCATCTTTTAGAGAAGATAGCCCCTTTACTTGAAACGGTAGAATGCTATATTCTATTAAATGCGCCTAAAGATTTCAAAACCACATTGCCTAATACCCTGCATTATGAAGATTTGTTAGTAGAACAATCCCATGATTTTGCATGGCCTGAAATCAATGAAAATGACGCTTGCTGTATTTGTTATACAAGTGGAACCACAGGTTTGCCAAAAGGAGTCTTGTATTCCCATAGATCCACCTACCTACATGCATCTGCCATTACGGCTCCAAATGCTTTTAACTTCAATAACCGAGACATTGTTTTACTGATTATTCCCCAATTTCATGTGATGGCCTGGGGTTTGCCCTATAGCTGTTTGTTGTCGGGCTCAGATATGGTTTTGCCATCCTCAAATTTAAAGCCAGAGGGAATTATTCAAATACTTATAGATGAGAAAGTGAATAAAGCTAATGGTGTCCCGACCATTTGGTTGGGCGTGTACCATGCTTTGAAGATGAATCCGCCGAAAGAAAAGTTAGCGCTTGAAGAGTACCTTGTTGGTGGTTCTGCATTGACAAAAAGCCTTATTGAAGCCTTTGATAAAGACTTTGGGGTAAAAGGGGTGCAAGTCTGGGGGATGACCGAGACCTCTCCTTTGGCAACCGTCAGCCGACTTCAGCCAAAACACGACACTTTTTCCTACCCAGAAAAAGTTGCCGTTCGGGCCAATCAGGGTATTCCGCTTCCTGGGGTTGAGTTAAGGGTAGTGACAGATGATGGGAAGGTAGCGCCAAATGATGGTAAATCCATAGGGGAGCTGCAAACAAGAGGAGCTTGGATCGTTAGCGCTTATTTCAAGACCAATAATCACGAAAACTTTACAAATGATGGCTGGTTTAAAACTGGTGATGTAAGTACAATTGATGAAGATGGGTATATGGAGATTAAGGATAGGATCAAAGACCTTATTAAAAGTGGAGGGGAATGGATCTCCAGCGTGGCCCTGGAATCTGCAATAATGGCCCATCCTAAAATTAGAGAAGCAGCAGTTATAGGGATTCCAGACGATAAATGGGTAGAGGTGCCATTGGCTGCGATGGTTTTAATGGACAAGGAAGATGAGGTTTCGGAGGAAGAATTAATTGCGTTTTTATCAAGAGACTTTGTGAAATACCAGATTCCAAAAGTGTTTGTTTTTATCAATGAAGTCCCAAAAACCAGCACTGGAAAGTTTGACAAGAAAGAAATCAGAAGGCTTTTTTCTGAAGGGAAACTTAGCTAA